One window from the genome of Pyrus communis chromosome 16, drPyrComm1.1, whole genome shotgun sequence encodes:
- the LOC137720590 gene encoding 1-aminocyclopropane-1-carboxylate synthase 1 produces the protein MASSASENRLLLSRIATNEKHGENSPYFDGWKAYDQNPFHLTENPEGVIQMGLAENQLSFDLVEEWIRKNPKASICTAEGIEKFRSVANFQDYHGLPEFRQAIATFMSKARGGRVTFDPHRVVMSGGATGANELVMFCLANRGDAFLIPSPYYPAFYRDLGWRTGVQIVPVDCDSSNNFKITKEALEAAYEKAQNNNINVKGLIITNPSNPLGTTLDKDTLESLVTFINQKNIHLVCDEIYAATVFSSPKFTCITEVIQNMNCNPNLIHIVYSLSKDMGFPGLRVGIVYSYNDDVVNIGRKMSSFGLVSSQTQHMLASMLSDEDFVEKFLTTSAKRLAKRHGVFTDGLEEVGINCLKSNAGLFCWMDLRRLLKDQTFDGEMVLWRVIVNEVKLNVSPGSSFKCVEPGWFRVCFANMDDDTVEVALKRIRAFVGQGKKAQEQAQVKSPKKRWQSNLRLSFSSSSRRFEQEGVSVMSPRMMSPHSPMPHSPLLRATT, from the exons ATGGCCTCATCTGCAAGTGAGAATCGCTTACTGTTATCCAGGATTGCAACCAATGAAAAACATGGTGAGAACTCGCCGTACTTCGACGGATGGAAGGCGTACGATCAAAACCCATTTCACCTAACTGAAAATCCTGAAGGAGTTATCCAGATGGGTCTGGCAGAAAATCAG CTTTCCTTCGACTTGGTTGAAGAGTGGATTAGAAAAAATCCCAAAGCCTCTATTTGCACTGCTGAAGGAATTGAGAAGTTCAGAAGCGTGGCCAATTTTCAAGACTATCATGGCTTACCAGAGTTCAGACAG gCCATTGCTACGTTCATGTCGAAAGCAAGAGGTGGTAGAGTCACATTTGATCCTCATCGCGTAGTTATGAGTGGAGGAGCCACCGGAGCAAATGAGCTGGTCATGTTCTGTTTGGCCAACCGCGGCGATGCTTTCCTTATCCCCTCACCGTACTATCCAGC ATTTTACCGAGACCTCGGATGGAGAACTGGAGTCCAAATTGTCCCGGTCGATTGTGATAGCTCCAACAAtttcaaaataaccaaggaaGCACTGGAAGCAGCTTATGAAAAAGCCCAAAACAACAACATCAATGTCAAGGGCTTGATCATAACAAACCCATCAAATCCATTAGGCACAACCCTAGACAAAGACACACTTGAAAGCCTTGTCACATTTATAAACCAAAAGAACATTCACTTGGTTTGTGATGAAATCTATGCAGCCACAGTCTTCAGCTCCCCaaaattcacatgcatcaccGAGGTTATACAAAACATGAATTGCAACCCCAACCTAATCCACATTGTCTACAGTTTGTCCAAGGACATGGGGTTCCCGGGATTGAGAGTCGGCATCGTTTACTCCTACAACGATGACGTGGTGAACATTGGCCGAAAAATGTCAAGTTTTGGGCTGGTCTCATCCCAAACTCAGCACATGCTTGCGTCCATGCTTTCGGACGAAGATTTTGTCGAGAAGTTCCTCACCACAAGCGCAAAAAGGCTCGCAAAGAGGCACGGGGTCTTCACTGATGGGCTTGAGGAAGTGGGAATCAACTGCTTGAAGAGCAATGCCGGCCTTTTCTGTTGGATGGACTTAAGGAGGCTATTGAAAGATCAAACGTTTGATGGCGAAATGGTGTTGTGGCGTGTAATCGTTAATGAAGTGAAGCTCAACGTTTCTCCGGGCTCTTCATTTAAATGTGTCGAGCCTGGTTGGTTTAGGGTTTGCTTCGCCAACATGGATGATGACACAGTGGAAGTTGCACTCAAAAGGATTAGGGCATTTGTAGGGCAAGGAAAGAAAGCTCAAGAACAAGCACAAGTGAAAAGTCCTAAGAAGCGTTGGCAGAGCAATCTAAGGCTGAGCTTTTCATCATCATCCAGAAGGTTTGAGCAGGAAGGTGTTAGTGTTATGTCACCACGTATGATGTCTCCTCATTCACCAATGCCTCACTCACCTCTCCTTCGAGCTACGACTTAA
- the LOC137719797 gene encoding uncharacterized protein has product MSNLNKLDFTTLEVSGMNYLKWVQDVKLYLTATNLHPAIEKETDEPIGEAEKPTAMIFIRRHIHDALQTEYLVEEDPRVLWVALADRFDHQNDTFLPEARHDWQHLRFQDFKSVNEYNFEVCRIRSLLMFCNETLTEEDLLENTYSNFSASNIVLHLQYRAQKFTKFSDLISVLLLAEKQSQLLMKNHQARPTGATVVPEAHYSPNQHPKRQKRCGRDGQKPSHQGQQSQSPSKGGNKAQKQPNLTPPQSPELQE; this is encoded by the coding sequence atgtcgaatttgaacaaactcgactttaccactttggaggtctctggaatgaactacctcaagtgggtccaagatgtgaagctctaCCTCACTGCAACGAACTTGCATCCTGCTATTGAAAAAGAAACGGACGAGCCTATTGGCGAAGCTGAAAAACCcactgctatgatcttcatccgaagacatattcatgatgcTCTGCAAACTGAATATCTTGTTGAGGAGGATCCACGTGTATTATGGGTTGCTTTGgctgatcgttttgatcaccaaaatgatacattcttgcctgaagcaagacacgactggcaacacttgcgcttccaagactttaagtctgtgaatgaatataattttgaagtttgtcgaatccgatcacttctcaTGTTTTGCAATGAAACTTTGACTGAAGAGGATCTCCTAGAGAATACTTATTCGAATTTCTCTGCttctaatattgtcctgcatctacaatatagagctcagaagttcactaagttctcggatttgatctctgttttacttctcgctgaaaagcaaAGCCAgttgttgatgaagaatcatcaagctagACCTACTGGGGCGACTGTTGTGcctgaagcacattatagcCCCAACCAACACCCAAAACGCCAAAAGAGGTGTGGTAGGGACGGCCAGAAGCCATCCcaccaaggtcaacagagtcaaagcccatctaagggaggaaacaaagcccagaaACAACCAAACCTCACCCCTCCCCAAAGCcccgaacttcaagaataa
- the LOC137720426 gene encoding heavy metal-associated isoprenylated plant protein 39-like, with amino-acid sequence MKKFVLKLDLPDGKAKQKALKTVSTLSGIDSIAMDMKDKKLTVIGSVDPVTVVSKLRKYWQTDIISVGPAVEPKKEEPKKEEPKKDEPKKEEEAKKEEPKKEEEAKKEEPKKEEEKKEEEKKKELDPVLAYKAYPHMTTYYYVHSMEENPNSCVIF; translated from the exons ATGAAG AAGTTTGTACTGAAGTTGGATTTGCCTGATGGCAAAGCCAAGCAGAAGGCTCTCAAGACAGTCTCTACTCTTTCAG GCATTGATTCCATTGCCATGGACATGAAAGATAAGAAATTGACAGTGATCGGAAGCGTGGACCCGGTGACTGTGGTGAGCAAGTTGCGCAAGTATTGGCAAACAGATATAATCTCAGTAGGACCAGCAGTAGAGCCTAAGAAAGAGGAACCAAAGAAGGAAGAGCCCAAGAAAGACGaaccaaagaaagaagaagaggcgAAGAAGGAGGAGcccaagaaagaagaagaagccaagAAGGAGGAgccgaagaaagaagaagaaaagaaggaagaagagaagaagaaagagctAGACCCCGTCTTGGCGTACAAAGCGTACCCCCACATGACCACATACTACTATGTGCACAGCATGGAAGAGAATCCGAATTCATGCGTTATTTTCTAG